In Strix uralensis isolate ZFMK-TIS-50842 chromosome 7, bStrUra1, whole genome shotgun sequence, the following proteins share a genomic window:
- the AFAP1L2 gene encoding actin filament-associated protein 1-like 2 isoform X4, translating to MEKYKALEQLLTELEDFLRVLDKENLSSTAVVKKSFLSDLLRVYTKSSGGDEEYIYMNKVTIHKQQGDQEKQDKALDRRNSLTNGDSGLHLSPPQKSLPDLPPPKIPETKQPPVPKIESPEGYYEEAEPYDVSVNEDGEAVSSSYESYDEEESSKGKSATHQWPSTEATIELMKDARICAFLWRKKWLGQWAKQLCVIKDTRLLVIQETSGLLCEGGSEGNQYIPDSQRLSYPKVEVSERYSAASESGSSTDGHPETAETKDVKKKGTTGLKLSNLMNLGRKKSSSLDSPERSLETSSYLNVLVNSQWKSRWCQIKDGHLHFYQDKNRSKLAQQPLSLAGCEIIPEPSPDHLYSFRILHNGEERVILEAKSSEEMGHWLGLLLSESGSKTDPEEFTYDYVDADRVSCIVSAAKNSFFLMQRKYSEPNTYIDNLPKGRIQQEELYDDVDLPDLPVEEVPKSESKVEGDQDRVYLDLTPVKSFLHCAGKKSCQPSPLSSPPLERAANKAAAETSAETALTAKEAEPCSKAVETSEQKHPEKPEPDEALPRMPAVKIQTQQQNIAFPQPAPEVLVGTVMGGSPQLVPAHRPKMPLPAAAVETKLGKNRTEVEVKRFTEEKERLEKEKDEIRAQLTQLRKERRELKEMLGGSPDKSLEQRLKEIEEECKKKESRRVDLELSLVEVKENLKKAESGPVTLGTAVDTTHLENAAPRVCGGHPGMHSSFPAAGQIQAKSASPANSAENSPVNSATALKNRPLSVMVTGKGTVLQKAKEWEKKGAS from the exons CTCTCGAGCAGCTGCTTACAGAACTTGAAGATTTTCTGAGAGTACTGGACAAGGAGAACTTGAGCAGCACTGCTGTTGTGAAGAAGAGCTTCCTCTCTGACCTTCTGCGAGTCTACACCAAGTCCAGTG GTGGCGATGAGGAATATATTTATATGAACAAAGTGACCATCCATAAACAGCAGGGTGACCAGGAGAAACAAGACAAAG CGCTAGATCGGAGAAACTCCTTGACCAATGGAGACTCAGGACTGCATTTGTCCCCTCCTCAGAAGAGCCTGCCGGACCTACCCCCTCCAAAG attcctgaaacaaaacaacCTCCGGTCCCCAAGATCGAATCCCCAGAGGGATATTATGAAGAGGCTGAGCCATATGATGTCTCTGTAAATG AAGATGGTGAAGCCGTTAGTAGCTCCTATGAATCTTACGATGAAGAAGAGAGCAGCAAAGGCAAGTCAGCAACCCATCAGTGGCCATCCACAGAGGCCACCATTGAGCTGATGAAGGACGCCCGCATCTGTGCGTTCCTGTGGAGAAAGAAGTGGCTGGGACAGTGGGCAAAGCAGCTGTGTGTTATCAAGGACACCAGGTTGCTG GTAATCCAGGAGACCAGTGGTCTGCTGTGCGAAGGAGGCAGTGAAGGCAACCAGTACATTCCAGATTCACAGCGTCTCAGTTACCCAAAG GTGGAGGTATCTGAGAGGTACTCTGCAGCCTCCGAGAGCGGGAGCAGCACGGACGGCCACCCAGAGACAGCTGAGACAAAAGATG TTAAGAAAAAGGGCACAACTGGCCTGAAACTGAGCAACCTGATGAACCTTGGGAGGAAAAAATCCAGCTCCCTGGATAGCCCAGAGAGATCCCTGGAGACTTCAA GTTACCTGAATGTGCTAGTGAACAGCCAGTGGAAGTCCCGTTGGTGTCAGATAAAAGATGGTCACCTCCATTTCTACCAGGACAAGAACCGGAGCAAACTGGCTCAACAGCCCCTCAGTTTGGCAGGTTGTGAAATTATCCCAGAGCCAAGCCCTGATCATCTCTACTCCTTCCGCATCCTGCACAATGGGGAAGAACGAGTCATTCTGGAG GCAAAGTCCTCGGAGGAAATGGGCCACTGGCTGGGCCTCCTTTTGTCGGAGTCAGGTTCAAAAACAGACCCAGAAGAATTTACCTATGATTACGTGGATGCCGACAGGGTTTCCTGCATTGTGAGCGCTGCGAAGAACTCCTTCTT CTTAATGCAGAGGAAGTACTCTGAGCCCAACACCTATATCGACAACCTGCCAAAGGGCAGGATACAGCAGGAGGAGCTGTACGACGATGTGGATCTGCCAGACCTGCCTGTG GAAGAAGTACCCAAGAGTGAGAGCAAAGTGGAAGGGGACCAAGACAGAGTGTACCTAGACCTCACCCCTGTGAAGTCCTTCCTACACTGTGCTGGCAAGAAGTCATGCCAGCCTTCACCCCTCAGCTCACCACCATTAGAAAGGGCTGCCAACAAGGCTGCAGCAGAGACCTCAGCTGAGACAGCCCTCACGGCTAAGGAAGCTGAGCCCTGTAGTAAGGCAGTGGAGACCTCAGAGCAG AAACACCCAGAGAAGCCAGAACCTGATGAGGCGCTGCCACGGATGCCTGCTGTCAAAATCCAGACGCAGCAGCAGAACATCGCCTTCCCCCAGCCAGCCCCCGAGGTGCTGGTGGGCACAGTGATGGGCGGAAGTCCCCAGCTGGTGCCCGCACACCGGCCCAAGATGCCACTGCCAG cagcagcagtggaaacCAAGCTGGGCAAGAACAGGACCGAGGTGGAGGTGAAGCGGTTTACAGAGGAGAAGGAGcggctggagaaggagaaggatgaAATCCGGGCTCAGCTCACCCAGCTGCGCAAGGAGAGGCGGGAGCTGAAGGAAATGCTCGGGGGCAGCCCAG ACAAGAGCCTGGAGCAGAGACTGAAGGAGATAGAAGAAGAATGCAAAAAGAAGGAGAGCCGGAGGGTGGACCTGGAGCTGAGTCTGGTGGAGGTGAAGGAGAACCTGAAGAAGGCAGAATCTGGCCCTGTGACGCTGGGCACCGCAGTGGACACCACGCACCTGGAGAACGCAGCCCCCCGGGTATGTGGGGGGCACCCCGGGAtgcacagcagctttccagcagcCGGGCAG atTCAGGCAAAAAGTGCCAGTCCAGCAAATAGCGCAGAGAACTCACCAGTCAATTCAGCAACGGCTTTAAAGAACCGGCCTCTATCTGTCATGGTGACAGGGAAGGGAACAGTCCTACAGAAAGCTAAG GAATGGGAGAAGAAGGGAGCTAGTTAG
- the AFAP1L2 gene encoding actin filament-associated protein 1-like 2 isoform X2, producing MEKYKALEQLLTELEDFLRVLDKENLSSTAVVKKSFLSDLLRVYTKSSGGDEEYIYMNKVTIHKQQGDQEKQDKALDRRNSLTNGDSGLHLSPPQKSLPDLPPPKIPETKQPPVPKIESPEGYYEEAEPYDVSVNEDGEAVSSSYESYDEEESSKGKSATHQWPSTEATIELMKDARICAFLWRKKWLGQWAKQLCVIKDTRLLCYKSSKDHSPQLDVNLLGCTVIHKEKQVRKKEHKLKIIPMNADVIVLGLQSKDQAEQWLRVIQETSGLLCEGGSEGNQYIPDSQRLSYPKVEVSERYSAASESGSSTDGHPETAETKDVKKKGTTGLKLSNLMNLGRKKSSSLDSPERSLETSSYLNVLVNSQWKSRWCQIKDGHLHFYQDKNRSKLAQQPLSLAGCEIIPEPSPDHLYSFRILHNGEERVILEAKSSEEMGHWLGLLLSESGSKTDPEEFTYDYVDADRVSCIVSAAKNSFFLMQRKYSEPNTYIDNLPKGRIQQEELYDDVDLPDLPVEEVPKSESKVEGDQDRVYLDLTPVKSFLHCAGKKSCQPSPLSSPPLERAANKAAAETSAETALTAKEAEPCSKAVETSEQKHPEKPEPDEALPRMPAVKIQTQQQNIAFPQPAPEVLVGTVMGGSPQLVPAHRPKMPLPAAAVETKLGKNRTEVEVKRFTEEKERLEKEKDEIRAQLTQLRKERRELKEMLGGSPDKSLEQRLKEIEEECKKKESRRVDLELSLVEVKENLKKAESGPVTLGTAVDTTHLENAAPRIQAKSASPANSAENSPVNSATALKNRPLSVMVTGKGTVLQKAKEWEKKGAS from the exons CTCTCGAGCAGCTGCTTACAGAACTTGAAGATTTTCTGAGAGTACTGGACAAGGAGAACTTGAGCAGCACTGCTGTTGTGAAGAAGAGCTTCCTCTCTGACCTTCTGCGAGTCTACACCAAGTCCAGTG GTGGCGATGAGGAATATATTTATATGAACAAAGTGACCATCCATAAACAGCAGGGTGACCAGGAGAAACAAGACAAAG CGCTAGATCGGAGAAACTCCTTGACCAATGGAGACTCAGGACTGCATTTGTCCCCTCCTCAGAAGAGCCTGCCGGACCTACCCCCTCCAAAG attcctgaaacaaaacaacCTCCGGTCCCCAAGATCGAATCCCCAGAGGGATATTATGAAGAGGCTGAGCCATATGATGTCTCTGTAAATG AAGATGGTGAAGCCGTTAGTAGCTCCTATGAATCTTACGATGAAGAAGAGAGCAGCAAAGGCAAGTCAGCAACCCATCAGTGGCCATCCACAGAGGCCACCATTGAGCTGATGAAGGACGCCCGCATCTGTGCGTTCCTGTGGAGAAAGAAGTGGCTGGGACAGTGGGCAAAGCAGCTGTGTGTTATCAAGGACACCAGGTTGCTG TGCTACAAGAGCTCCAAAGACCACAGCCCTCAGCTCGACGTGAATTTGCTGGGCTGCACTGTCATTCACAAGGAAAAGCAAGTGAGGAAGAAAGAGCACAAACTGAAGATCATCCCCATGAACGCTGATGTCAttgtgctggggctgcagagtAAAGACCAGGCAGAGCAGTGGCTCAGG GTAATCCAGGAGACCAGTGGTCTGCTGTGCGAAGGAGGCAGTGAAGGCAACCAGTACATTCCAGATTCACAGCGTCTCAGTTACCCAAAG GTGGAGGTATCTGAGAGGTACTCTGCAGCCTCCGAGAGCGGGAGCAGCACGGACGGCCACCCAGAGACAGCTGAGACAAAAGATG TTAAGAAAAAGGGCACAACTGGCCTGAAACTGAGCAACCTGATGAACCTTGGGAGGAAAAAATCCAGCTCCCTGGATAGCCCAGAGAGATCCCTGGAGACTTCAA GTTACCTGAATGTGCTAGTGAACAGCCAGTGGAAGTCCCGTTGGTGTCAGATAAAAGATGGTCACCTCCATTTCTACCAGGACAAGAACCGGAGCAAACTGGCTCAACAGCCCCTCAGTTTGGCAGGTTGTGAAATTATCCCAGAGCCAAGCCCTGATCATCTCTACTCCTTCCGCATCCTGCACAATGGGGAAGAACGAGTCATTCTGGAG GCAAAGTCCTCGGAGGAAATGGGCCACTGGCTGGGCCTCCTTTTGTCGGAGTCAGGTTCAAAAACAGACCCAGAAGAATTTACCTATGATTACGTGGATGCCGACAGGGTTTCCTGCATTGTGAGCGCTGCGAAGAACTCCTTCTT CTTAATGCAGAGGAAGTACTCTGAGCCCAACACCTATATCGACAACCTGCCAAAGGGCAGGATACAGCAGGAGGAGCTGTACGACGATGTGGATCTGCCAGACCTGCCTGTG GAAGAAGTACCCAAGAGTGAGAGCAAAGTGGAAGGGGACCAAGACAGAGTGTACCTAGACCTCACCCCTGTGAAGTCCTTCCTACACTGTGCTGGCAAGAAGTCATGCCAGCCTTCACCCCTCAGCTCACCACCATTAGAAAGGGCTGCCAACAAGGCTGCAGCAGAGACCTCAGCTGAGACAGCCCTCACGGCTAAGGAAGCTGAGCCCTGTAGTAAGGCAGTGGAGACCTCAGAGCAG AAACACCCAGAGAAGCCAGAACCTGATGAGGCGCTGCCACGGATGCCTGCTGTCAAAATCCAGACGCAGCAGCAGAACATCGCCTTCCCCCAGCCAGCCCCCGAGGTGCTGGTGGGCACAGTGATGGGCGGAAGTCCCCAGCTGGTGCCCGCACACCGGCCCAAGATGCCACTGCCAG cagcagcagtggaaacCAAGCTGGGCAAGAACAGGACCGAGGTGGAGGTGAAGCGGTTTACAGAGGAGAAGGAGcggctggagaaggagaaggatgaAATCCGGGCTCAGCTCACCCAGCTGCGCAAGGAGAGGCGGGAGCTGAAGGAAATGCTCGGGGGCAGCCCAG ACAAGAGCCTGGAGCAGAGACTGAAGGAGATAGAAGAAGAATGCAAAAAGAAGGAGAGCCGGAGGGTGGACCTGGAGCTGAGTCTGGTGGAGGTGAAGGAGAACCTGAAGAAGGCAGAATCTGGCCCTGTGACGCTGGGCACCGCAGTGGACACCACGCACCTGGAGAACGCAGCCCCCCGG atTCAGGCAAAAAGTGCCAGTCCAGCAAATAGCGCAGAGAACTCACCAGTCAATTCAGCAACGGCTTTAAAGAACCGGCCTCTATCTGTCATGGTGACAGGGAAGGGAACAGTCCTACAGAAAGCTAAG GAATGGGAGAAGAAGGGAGCTAGTTAG
- the AFAP1L2 gene encoding actin filament-associated protein 1-like 2 isoform X6: MEKYKALEQLLTELEDFLRVLDKENLSSTAVVKKSFLSDLLRVYTKSSGGDEEYIYMNKVTIHKQQGDQEKQDKALDRRNSLTNGDSGLHLSPPQKSLPDLPPPKIPETKQPPVPKIESPEGYYEEAEPYDVSVNGLFGRLAAAGPRPGLQVTEGVIYATITMEDGEAVSSSYESYDEEESSKGKSATHQWPSTEATIELMKDARICAFLWRKKWLGQWAKQLCVIKDTRLLCYKSSKDHSPQLDVNLLGCTVIHKEKQVRKKEHKLKIIPMNADVIVLGLQSKDQAEQWLRVIQETSGLLCEGGSEGNQYIPDSQRLSYPKVEVSERYSAASESGSSTDGHPETAETKDVKKKGTTGLKLSNLMNLGRKKSSSLDSPERSLETSSYLNVLVNSQWKSRWCQIKDGHLHFYQDKNRSKLAQQPLSLAGCEIIPEPSPDHLYSFRILHNGEERVILEAKSSEEMGHWLGLLLSESGSKTDPEEFTYDYVDADRVSCIVSAAKNSFFLMQRKYSEPNTYIDNLPKGRIQQEELYDDVDLPDLPVEEVPKSESKVEGDQDRVYLDLTPVKSFLHCAGKKSCQPSPLSSPPLERAANKAAAETSAETALTAKEAEPCSKAVETSEQKHPEKPEPDEALPRMPAVKIQTQQQNIAFPQPAPEVLVGTVMGGSPQLVPAHRPKMPLPAAAVETKLGKNRTEVEVKRFTEEKERLEKEKDEIRAQLTQLRKERRELKEMLGGSPDKSLEQRLKEIEEECKKKESRRVDLELSLVEVKENLKKAESGPVTLGTAVDTTHLENAAPRIQAKSASPANSAENSPVNSATALKNRPLSVMVTGKGTVLQKAKEWEKKGAS; this comes from the exons CTCTCGAGCAGCTGCTTACAGAACTTGAAGATTTTCTGAGAGTACTGGACAAGGAGAACTTGAGCAGCACTGCTGTTGTGAAGAAGAGCTTCCTCTCTGACCTTCTGCGAGTCTACACCAAGTCCAGTG GTGGCGATGAGGAATATATTTATATGAACAAAGTGACCATCCATAAACAGCAGGGTGACCAGGAGAAACAAGACAAAG CGCTAGATCGGAGAAACTCCTTGACCAATGGAGACTCAGGACTGCATTTGTCCCCTCCTCAGAAGAGCCTGCCGGACCTACCCCCTCCAAAG attcctgaaacaaaacaacCTCCGGTCCCCAAGATCGAATCCCCAGAGGGATATTATGAAGAGGCTGAGCCATATGATGTCTCTGTAAATG GTCTTTTTGGTAGGCTTGCTGCGGCTGGACCCAGGCCAGGGTTGCAGGTTACTGAGGGCGTTATTTATGCCACAATAACAATGG AAGATGGTGAAGCCGTTAGTAGCTCCTATGAATCTTACGATGAAGAAGAGAGCAGCAAAGGCAAGTCAGCAACCCATCAGTGGCCATCCACAGAGGCCACCATTGAGCTGATGAAGGACGCCCGCATCTGTGCGTTCCTGTGGAGAAAGAAGTGGCTGGGACAGTGGGCAAAGCAGCTGTGTGTTATCAAGGACACCAGGTTGCTG TGCTACAAGAGCTCCAAAGACCACAGCCCTCAGCTCGACGTGAATTTGCTGGGCTGCACTGTCATTCACAAGGAAAAGCAAGTGAGGAAGAAAGAGCACAAACTGAAGATCATCCCCATGAACGCTGATGTCAttgtgctggggctgcagagtAAAGACCAGGCAGAGCAGTGGCTCAGG GTAATCCAGGAGACCAGTGGTCTGCTGTGCGAAGGAGGCAGTGAAGGCAACCAGTACATTCCAGATTCACAGCGTCTCAGTTACCCAAAG GTGGAGGTATCTGAGAGGTACTCTGCAGCCTCCGAGAGCGGGAGCAGCACGGACGGCCACCCAGAGACAGCTGAGACAAAAGATG TTAAGAAAAAGGGCACAACTGGCCTGAAACTGAGCAACCTGATGAACCTTGGGAGGAAAAAATCCAGCTCCCTGGATAGCCCAGAGAGATCCCTGGAGACTTCAA GTTACCTGAATGTGCTAGTGAACAGCCAGTGGAAGTCCCGTTGGTGTCAGATAAAAGATGGTCACCTCCATTTCTACCAGGACAAGAACCGGAGCAAACTGGCTCAACAGCCCCTCAGTTTGGCAGGTTGTGAAATTATCCCAGAGCCAAGCCCTGATCATCTCTACTCCTTCCGCATCCTGCACAATGGGGAAGAACGAGTCATTCTGGAG GCAAAGTCCTCGGAGGAAATGGGCCACTGGCTGGGCCTCCTTTTGTCGGAGTCAGGTTCAAAAACAGACCCAGAAGAATTTACCTATGATTACGTGGATGCCGACAGGGTTTCCTGCATTGTGAGCGCTGCGAAGAACTCCTTCTT CTTAATGCAGAGGAAGTACTCTGAGCCCAACACCTATATCGACAACCTGCCAAAGGGCAGGATACAGCAGGAGGAGCTGTACGACGATGTGGATCTGCCAGACCTGCCTGTG GAAGAAGTACCCAAGAGTGAGAGCAAAGTGGAAGGGGACCAAGACAGAGTGTACCTAGACCTCACCCCTGTGAAGTCCTTCCTACACTGTGCTGGCAAGAAGTCATGCCAGCCTTCACCCCTCAGCTCACCACCATTAGAAAGGGCTGCCAACAAGGCTGCAGCAGAGACCTCAGCTGAGACAGCCCTCACGGCTAAGGAAGCTGAGCCCTGTAGTAAGGCAGTGGAGACCTCAGAGCAG AAACACCCAGAGAAGCCAGAACCTGATGAGGCGCTGCCACGGATGCCTGCTGTCAAAATCCAGACGCAGCAGCAGAACATCGCCTTCCCCCAGCCAGCCCCCGAGGTGCTGGTGGGCACAGTGATGGGCGGAAGTCCCCAGCTGGTGCCCGCACACCGGCCCAAGATGCCACTGCCAG cagcagcagtggaaacCAAGCTGGGCAAGAACAGGACCGAGGTGGAGGTGAAGCGGTTTACAGAGGAGAAGGAGcggctggagaaggagaaggatgaAATCCGGGCTCAGCTCACCCAGCTGCGCAAGGAGAGGCGGGAGCTGAAGGAAATGCTCGGGGGCAGCCCAG ACAAGAGCCTGGAGCAGAGACTGAAGGAGATAGAAGAAGAATGCAAAAAGAAGGAGAGCCGGAGGGTGGACCTGGAGCTGAGTCTGGTGGAGGTGAAGGAGAACCTGAAGAAGGCAGAATCTGGCCCTGTGACGCTGGGCACCGCAGTGGACACCACGCACCTGGAGAACGCAGCCCCCCGG atTCAGGCAAAAAGTGCCAGTCCAGCAAATAGCGCAGAGAACTCACCAGTCAATTCAGCAACGGCTTTAAAGAACCGGCCTCTATCTGTCATGGTGACAGGGAAGGGAACAGTCCTACAGAAAGCTAAG GAATGGGAGAAGAAGGGAGCTAGTTAG
- the AFAP1L2 gene encoding actin filament-associated protein 1-like 2 isoform X1 has product MEKYKALEQLLTELEDFLRVLDKENLSSTAVVKKSFLSDLLRVYTKSSGGDEEYIYMNKVTIHKQQGDQEKQDKALDRRNSLTNGDSGLHLSPPQKSLPDLPPPKIPETKQPPVPKIESPEGYYEEAEPYDVSVNDGEAVSSSYESYDEEESSKGKSATHQWPSTEATIELMKDARICAFLWRKKWLGQWAKQLCVIKDTRLLCYKSSKDHSPQLDVNLLGCTVIHKEKQVRKKEHKLKIIPMNADVIVLGLQSKDQAEQWLRVIQETSGLLCEGGSEGNQYIPDSQRLSYPKVEVSERYSAASESGSSTDGHPETAETKDVKKKGTTGLKLSNLMNLGRKKSSSLDSPERSLETSSYLNVLVNSQWKSRWCQIKDGHLHFYQDKNRSKLAQQPLSLAGCEIIPEPSPDHLYSFRILHNGEERVILEAKSSEEMGHWLGLLLSESGSKTDPEEFTYDYVDADRVSCIVSAAKNSFFLMQRKYSEPNTYIDNLPKGRIQQEELYDDVDLPDLPVEEVPKSESKVEGDQDRVYLDLTPVKSFLHCAGKKSCQPSPLSSPPLERAANKAAAETSAETALTAKEAEPCSKAVETSEQKHPEKPEPDEALPRMPAVKIQTQQQNIAFPQPAPEVLVGTVMGGSPQLVPAHRPKMPLPAAAVETKLGKNRTEVEVKRFTEEKERLEKEKDEIRAQLTQLRKERRELKEMLGGSPDKSLEQRLKEIEEECKKKESRRVDLELSLVEVKENLKKAESGPVTLGTAVDTTHLENAAPRVCGGHPGMHSSFPAAGQIQAKSASPANSAENSPVNSATALKNRPLSVMVTGKGTVLQKAKEWEKKGAS; this is encoded by the exons CTCTCGAGCAGCTGCTTACAGAACTTGAAGATTTTCTGAGAGTACTGGACAAGGAGAACTTGAGCAGCACTGCTGTTGTGAAGAAGAGCTTCCTCTCTGACCTTCTGCGAGTCTACACCAAGTCCAGTG GTGGCGATGAGGAATATATTTATATGAACAAAGTGACCATCCATAAACAGCAGGGTGACCAGGAGAAACAAGACAAAG CGCTAGATCGGAGAAACTCCTTGACCAATGGAGACTCAGGACTGCATTTGTCCCCTCCTCAGAAGAGCCTGCCGGACCTACCCCCTCCAAAG attcctgaaacaaaacaacCTCCGGTCCCCAAGATCGAATCCCCAGAGGGATATTATGAAGAGGCTGAGCCATATGATGTCTCTGTAAATG ATGGTGAAGCCGTTAGTAGCTCCTATGAATCTTACGATGAAGAAGAGAGCAGCAAAGGCAAGTCAGCAACCCATCAGTGGCCATCCACAGAGGCCACCATTGAGCTGATGAAGGACGCCCGCATCTGTGCGTTCCTGTGGAGAAAGAAGTGGCTGGGACAGTGGGCAAAGCAGCTGTGTGTTATCAAGGACACCAGGTTGCTG TGCTACAAGAGCTCCAAAGACCACAGCCCTCAGCTCGACGTGAATTTGCTGGGCTGCACTGTCATTCACAAGGAAAAGCAAGTGAGGAAGAAAGAGCACAAACTGAAGATCATCCCCATGAACGCTGATGTCAttgtgctggggctgcagagtAAAGACCAGGCAGAGCAGTGGCTCAGG GTAATCCAGGAGACCAGTGGTCTGCTGTGCGAAGGAGGCAGTGAAGGCAACCAGTACATTCCAGATTCACAGCGTCTCAGTTACCCAAAG GTGGAGGTATCTGAGAGGTACTCTGCAGCCTCCGAGAGCGGGAGCAGCACGGACGGCCACCCAGAGACAGCTGAGACAAAAGATG TTAAGAAAAAGGGCACAACTGGCCTGAAACTGAGCAACCTGATGAACCTTGGGAGGAAAAAATCCAGCTCCCTGGATAGCCCAGAGAGATCCCTGGAGACTTCAA GTTACCTGAATGTGCTAGTGAACAGCCAGTGGAAGTCCCGTTGGTGTCAGATAAAAGATGGTCACCTCCATTTCTACCAGGACAAGAACCGGAGCAAACTGGCTCAACAGCCCCTCAGTTTGGCAGGTTGTGAAATTATCCCAGAGCCAAGCCCTGATCATCTCTACTCCTTCCGCATCCTGCACAATGGGGAAGAACGAGTCATTCTGGAG GCAAAGTCCTCGGAGGAAATGGGCCACTGGCTGGGCCTCCTTTTGTCGGAGTCAGGTTCAAAAACAGACCCAGAAGAATTTACCTATGATTACGTGGATGCCGACAGGGTTTCCTGCATTGTGAGCGCTGCGAAGAACTCCTTCTT CTTAATGCAGAGGAAGTACTCTGAGCCCAACACCTATATCGACAACCTGCCAAAGGGCAGGATACAGCAGGAGGAGCTGTACGACGATGTGGATCTGCCAGACCTGCCTGTG GAAGAAGTACCCAAGAGTGAGAGCAAAGTGGAAGGGGACCAAGACAGAGTGTACCTAGACCTCACCCCTGTGAAGTCCTTCCTACACTGTGCTGGCAAGAAGTCATGCCAGCCTTCACCCCTCAGCTCACCACCATTAGAAAGGGCTGCCAACAAGGCTGCAGCAGAGACCTCAGCTGAGACAGCCCTCACGGCTAAGGAAGCTGAGCCCTGTAGTAAGGCAGTGGAGACCTCAGAGCAG AAACACCCAGAGAAGCCAGAACCTGATGAGGCGCTGCCACGGATGCCTGCTGTCAAAATCCAGACGCAGCAGCAGAACATCGCCTTCCCCCAGCCAGCCCCCGAGGTGCTGGTGGGCACAGTGATGGGCGGAAGTCCCCAGCTGGTGCCCGCACACCGGCCCAAGATGCCACTGCCAG cagcagcagtggaaacCAAGCTGGGCAAGAACAGGACCGAGGTGGAGGTGAAGCGGTTTACAGAGGAGAAGGAGcggctggagaaggagaaggatgaAATCCGGGCTCAGCTCACCCAGCTGCGCAAGGAGAGGCGGGAGCTGAAGGAAATGCTCGGGGGCAGCCCAG ACAAGAGCCTGGAGCAGAGACTGAAGGAGATAGAAGAAGAATGCAAAAAGAAGGAGAGCCGGAGGGTGGACCTGGAGCTGAGTCTGGTGGAGGTGAAGGAGAACCTGAAGAAGGCAGAATCTGGCCCTGTGACGCTGGGCACCGCAGTGGACACCACGCACCTGGAGAACGCAGCCCCCCGGGTATGTGGGGGGCACCCCGGGAtgcacagcagctttccagcagcCGGGCAG atTCAGGCAAAAAGTGCCAGTCCAGCAAATAGCGCAGAGAACTCACCAGTCAATTCAGCAACGGCTTTAAAGAACCGGCCTCTATCTGTCATGGTGACAGGGAAGGGAACAGTCCTACAGAAAGCTAAG GAATGGGAGAAGAAGGGAGCTAGTTAG